The genomic interval GACGTGGACCGGCCGGGCCCGGCCGTGGACGGTCCCCTCCCGCACCGCCCGGAAGAAGTTGGTCTTCGACTCGATCGTCGACGTCCCGGCCCCCGGCGGCAGGTTGAGGAAGGCGCACACCGCGCCGAGGGTGTCGGCCAGGCCCATCAGCACGGCGCCGTGGAGGATGCCGGCGGCCGTGCAGCGTTCCGGCGCCCAGTCGACCCGGCCCTCGACCAGGTCGGCCCCGCGTTCGAGCAGCTCGAAACCGCTCGAGACGGCGAAGGGCATGGCGGACAGCAGCGGGTCGTCGTCCATCGCTGCAGGATGCCCCAGGACGCGCAGCGCGGCCATGACCTCCGAAGTCATGGCCGCAGCAACGCTGTCTGGTGGTGGGCTTGTTAGCTGGCCGACGCAGCGGTGGCTACCCGGCGGGCGAGGGCGCGTTGACGGCGAATGCGACGGCGTTCGCGCTCGCTCATGCCTCCCCAGATACCGAACTTCTCACCGTTGACCAGTGCGTATTCGAGGCAATGCTCCCTCACGACGCAGCCGCGGCAGACCTCCTTGGCCTCGCGCGTCGAAGCTCCCCTCTCGGGGAAGAACAAATCGGGATCCACGCCTAGGCAGTTCGAGTAGTCCTGCCATGTCCTGTCCTCGGGATCTGTGGCCACGGAGAGTTTCATCTGGCCCCCTTCCCGTTTGGGCTCGTCATCATCGTTGATTCGTCTACTCGTGTGCGGAACCACACAGTGCGGTGGTGCCCCATGGCTGCCCTACCGGGCGTGGGCCAATACCACACTTGTAATTACACGGGTGTGATCTTCCCTCACCTGCGGCCCGAGCGCAAGAGCGAGCGACGCGAGAATCGAGAACGTCGTAACATCGGGCGCTGTGCGGGAGGTTGCTCGGGAATGGATGGATTCGTTCGTGGCCTTCACGCGCGGCCACGGCGGCGGGGGCCGCGCCAACTCGTCGGTCGGCGTGGCGTTCGTGATCGGTGCCCTCGTGGTCGCCGTGCTGGGTCTGCGCTGGGTGAGCGCCGAGGGCCCCGACGAGGAAGCGTCCGGCGACGATACTCCCTGGGCGTTCGAGGAAGCGGGAGAGTCCGGGCCGACCACCAC from Acidimicrobiales bacterium carries:
- a CDS encoding PaaI family thioesterase, with product MTSEVMAALRVLGHPAAMDDDPLLSAMPFAVSSGFELLERGADLVEGRVDWAPERCTAAGILHGAVLMGLADTLGAVCAFLNLPPGAGTSTIESKTNFFRAVREGTVHGRARPVHVGRTTIGVQTELRDDQDRLVALTFQTQAVLTG
- a CDS encoding WhiB family transcriptional regulator — encoded protein: MKLSVATDPEDRTWQDYSNCLGVDPDLFFPERGASTREAKEVCRGCVVREHCLEYALVNGEKFGIWGGMSERERRRIRRQRALARRVATAASAS